In Bos indicus x Bos taurus breed Angus x Brahman F1 hybrid chromosome 21, Bos_hybrid_MaternalHap_v2.0, whole genome shotgun sequence, one DNA window encodes the following:
- the ANKRD9 gene encoding ankyrin repeat domain-containing protein 9 isoform X1, producing MPWDARLPGGGAEGGPEGTGAARSRAQKQCRKSSFAFYQAVRDLLPVWLLEDMRASEAFHWDERGRAAAYSPSEALLYALVHDHQGYAHYLLATFPRRALAPPSAGFRCCAAPGPHVALAVRYNRVGILRRILRTVRDFPAEERARLLDRRGCSRVEGGGTALHVACELVRPECLFLLLGHGASPGLRDGGGLTPLELLLRQLGRDAGAAAPAASGAPAPLPGEPRQRRLLLLDLLALYTPADAAGPARRELLGDRPRWRRLLGEEKFQWLAGLAPPSLFARAMQVLVTAISPGRFPEALDELPLPPFLQPLDLTGKG from the coding sequence ATGCCGTGGGACGCGCGACTGCCGGGGGGCGGCGCGGAAGGTGGGCCCGAGGGCACAGGGGCGGCGCGCTCTAGGGCACAGAAGCAGTGCCGCAAGTCGTCGTTCGCCTTCTACCAGGCCGTGCGCGACCTGCTGCCTGTCTGGCTGCTGGAGGACATGCGCGCCAGCGAGGCCTTCCACTGGGACGAGCGCGGCCGCGCCGCCGCCTACTCGCCGTCCGAGGCGCTGCTCTACGCGCTGGTGCACGACCACCAGGGGTACGCGCACTACCTGCTGGCCACCTTCCCGCGGCGCGCCCTTGCGCCTCCCAGCGCTGGCTTCCGCTGCTGCGCGGCGCCGGGGCCGCACGTGGCGCTGGCCGTGCGCTACAACCGCGTGGGCATCTTGCGCCGCATCCTGCGCACCGTGCGCGACTTCCCAGCCGAGGAGCGCGCGCGCCTGCTCGACCGGCGCGGCTGCAGCCGCGTGGAGGGTGGTGGCACGGCGCTGCACGTGGCCTGCGAGCTGGTGCGCCCCGAGTGCCTCTTCCTGCTGCTTGGCCACGGCGCCTCGCCAGGCTTGCGCGACGGCGGCGGCCTAACGCCGCTTGAGCTGCTGCTGCGCCAGCTGGGCCGTGACGCCGGGGCCGCCGCCCCTGCGGCCTCCGGGGCGCCTGCGCCGCTGCCTGGGGAACCGCGCCAGCGCCGCCTGCTGCTGCTCGACCTGCTGGCGCTGTACACACCCGCGGATGCCGCCGGCCCGGCCCGCCGTGAGCTGCTGGGTGACCGGCCGCGCTGGCGGCGGCTGCTGGGCGAGGAGAAGTTCCAGTGGCTGGCGGGCCTCGCGCCGCCCTCGCTCTTCGCGCGCGCCATGCAGGTGCTGGTCACCGCCATCTCGCCCGGCCGCTTCCCCGAGGCCCTGGACGAGCTGCCGCTGCCGCCCTTCCTGCAGCCACTGGACCTCACGGGCAAGGGCTAG
- the ANKRD9 gene encoding ankyrin repeat domain-containing protein 9 isoform X2 translates to MRASEAFHWDERGRAAAYSPSEALLYALVHDHQGYAHYLLATFPRRALAPPSAGFRCCAAPGPHVALAVRYNRVGILRRILRTVRDFPAEERARLLDRRGCSRVEGGGTALHVACELVRPECLFLLLGHGASPGLRDGGGLTPLELLLRQLGRDAGAAAPAASGAPAPLPGEPRQRRLLLLDLLALYTPADAAGPARRELLGDRPRWRRLLGEEKFQWLAGLAPPSLFARAMQVLVTAISPGRFPEALDELPLPPFLQPLDLTGKG, encoded by the coding sequence ATGCGCGCCAGCGAGGCCTTCCACTGGGACGAGCGCGGCCGCGCCGCCGCCTACTCGCCGTCCGAGGCGCTGCTCTACGCGCTGGTGCACGACCACCAGGGGTACGCGCACTACCTGCTGGCCACCTTCCCGCGGCGCGCCCTTGCGCCTCCCAGCGCTGGCTTCCGCTGCTGCGCGGCGCCGGGGCCGCACGTGGCGCTGGCCGTGCGCTACAACCGCGTGGGCATCTTGCGCCGCATCCTGCGCACCGTGCGCGACTTCCCAGCCGAGGAGCGCGCGCGCCTGCTCGACCGGCGCGGCTGCAGCCGCGTGGAGGGTGGTGGCACGGCGCTGCACGTGGCCTGCGAGCTGGTGCGCCCCGAGTGCCTCTTCCTGCTGCTTGGCCACGGCGCCTCGCCAGGCTTGCGCGACGGCGGCGGCCTAACGCCGCTTGAGCTGCTGCTGCGCCAGCTGGGCCGTGACGCCGGGGCCGCCGCCCCTGCGGCCTCCGGGGCGCCTGCGCCGCTGCCTGGGGAACCGCGCCAGCGCCGCCTGCTGCTGCTCGACCTGCTGGCGCTGTACACACCCGCGGATGCCGCCGGCCCGGCCCGCCGTGAGCTGCTGGGTGACCGGCCGCGCTGGCGGCGGCTGCTGGGCGAGGAGAAGTTCCAGTGGCTGGCGGGCCTCGCGCCGCCCTCGCTCTTCGCGCGCGCCATGCAGGTGCTGGTCACCGCCATCTCGCCCGGCCGCTTCCCCGAGGCCCTGGACGAGCTGCCGCTGCCGCCCTTCCTGCAGCCACTGGACCTCACGGGCAAGGGCTAG